The Halorubrum salinarum genome segment GCAGCGCGCGGAGTTCACCGCGTACCCGGCGGACGAGAACGACATCGACACCGGCGGCGAGGGAGCCGACACCGGCCGGGAGGACACTGACTGGGAGGACACCGACCGAGAGGGCCCGGACCCCGTCTGGCGCTACGGCGCGAACCGGATGTTCACGCAGGCGCTCGGGAGCGAGACCGTCGCGCCCGGCGAGGCGGTCGGCTACGAGGCGACGTGGCGGGGGCCGCCCTCCGGCACCTACCGGGTCGTCGGCGAGGCGACGGCGACGGACCGCGACGTGCGCGCGGCGGCGGTCGTCACCGTGGTGTGACCGCGCCCGCTCCGACCGGATTTTATAAGTGAGGCCCGCGTGGCCCTTCGGACATGCGCACGGCAGCCCTCCCCCCGGTCGTCGCAGCGGTCGTCGCGGTCGCGATCAGCGGTATCAGACGCCTCTCGCCGATCCTCCTCGAATCGCCGGTCGCGCTCCCGTCGGCCGAGACGCTCTCGACGTACCTCGTGAGCGCCCGGTTCACGGCGTTCCTGCTGGTGTACGGACTGCTGTTCGGGACCGCCCTCCTCGCCGGACTGCGCGACGGCGACACCTCCGCCACGTCGACCGCGCTGGCGACGGGCGCGAGCGCGACCGTCGCCTTCCTGCTCGGGTCGGTCGCCGTCTTCTGGTACCTCGGTCCGAACCGCGGCCCCGTCGTCACCGCGGTGCTCGCGCTCGGCGCGAGCCTCGGCGTCGGGATCCAGTTCGCGGTCGTCGCGTACGCGGGGGTCGCGCTCGGGAAGCAGCGCGGCGCGGGGCCGAGCCCGATCGTCCCCTGATCGCGTCCGGCGGGGCGCTCGCGCGGCTACGACGCGTCCGACTCCCGCCCGTGGACCGCGCGGTCGACCGCGGCCGCCGACGCCTCCCGGGCGCGGTGGCTGGCCTCGGCGTCGGTCTCGACCTCGACGAGGTGCGACCCCGGCGACTCGTGGGCCCGGGCGACGGCGGCCGTCACGTCCTCCGCGACCGCCGCCGCGCGCTCCGCGGGGTCGTCGCCGCGGTCGGCGAGCGCGTCCGGACGGGCGTCGATCCGCTCGTACCCGAGGCCGTGGAGCGCCGCGAGCGGCTCGAAGTCGAGCCCGTGCGGCGTCTTGAACGACTCGGTGAACGGCGGCTCGAACGACTCGATGGGGAGCTTGTGGAAGATGCCGCCGCCGTCGTTGTTGACCGCGACGACCGTGACGTCGACGTCGCAGCGGTCGACCGCGAGCAGCCCGTTCGAGTCGTGGTACAGCGCGAGGTCGCCGACGACGAGCGTGAGGTCGTCCGTCGTCCCGCTGCCCGCGCCGAGCGCGCTGGAGACGATGCCGTCGATGCCCGAGACGCCGCGGTTGCCGAGCGCGGTGACGTTCGCGGTCGTCGCCCCGACGAACCGGTCGAGGTCGCGGACGGGCATCGAGTTCGAGACGAACAGCGTCGCCGGGTCTGGGAGCGCGTCCGCGACCGCGCGGACGGCGTCGCCCTCGTGGAACGCCGCCGCGTTCGCGTCGGTCGCGGCCGAATCCCCGATCGCTTCTTCCTCGCGGGCGTGAACTGCCTGTGCGACGCGGTCCGCCTCCTCCCACTGCGCGCGCCAGTCGCCGTCTCCGCCCCCACCCGCGACGAGCCGCGAGAGGCGGGCGCAGAGCCGGTTCGGCTCGGCGACGACGAGGTCGGTCGCGGCGAACTCGGCCTCGCGCCAGCCGCCGGCGGGGTCGACCTGGTACTGGGCGGCGCCGGTCCCGGCGAGGTACTTCCGGAGCCGCTTCGAGGTCGGCGAGGCGCCGAGTCGGAGCACGAGGTCGGGGTCGCTCCAGCTCGCCGGGCCGTCGCCGGCGAGGTCGGCCGAGAGGTAGGCGTCGTAGTTACCGATCACCGGCGCGACGCGCGTGTGGCCGCCGTACCGGAGCCCGGAGAGCGGGTCGGCCAGCACGGGGAAGCCGGTCGCGTGCGCGAGCGCCGTGACGGCCTCCGGGTCGATCCCCGGCGGGTCGGCGGGCCCGGCGACGATCAGCCCGCGGTCCGCGTCGCCCAGCTCGGCCGCGAGCGCGCGCAGCTCGTCGTCGCCGGGCTCCGGCGCGCCGGGCGTCACGTCGACGTAGGGGCCGTCGCGGCCGCGTTCGGCGGCCTCCGGGAGGTCGTCCGGCACGTCGTCCGGGACCGGCGTCGGCTCCAGCGGCTTCTTGAACGGCACGTTGAGGTGGACCGGTCCCGGCTCGGCGCCCTCGGCGGCCCCGACCGCGCGCGCCACGGTGGTCCGGAGCGACCGGAGCGCCCGGTCGTTCGCGGCCGGCTCGGGGAGGTCCTTGTAGAACCGGACGGCGTCGCCGTACAGCTTCTCCTGGTCCGCGGTCTGGTTCGCGCCGGAGTCACGCAGCTCCGGCGGCCGGTCGGCGGTGAGCGCGAGGAGCGGGACGCGCGCCTCGCTCGCCTCCATCACGGCCGGGTGGTAGTTGGCGGCGGCGGTGCCCGAGGTACAGATCAGCGGCGTCACGCGGCCGGTCCGGCGGGCGCGGCCGAGCGCGAAGTACGCGGCGGAGCGCTCGTCGAGCTGTGAGAACACGCGGAGCTCCTCGTGGCCTGCGGCGGCGACGGTCAGCGGCGTCGAGCGGCTGCCCGGCGAGGCGACGACGGCGTCGACGCCCGCGGCGACGAGCTCGTCGACGAGCGCGGTCGCCCACAGGACGTTCCGGTTCGGCGCGGTCATTACCGCCGCTTCGGGCGCCGACGTAAATACTCCGGCGGGTTCGACCGAGCGGCGGGGGCGTGCGGGGCCGACGGCGTGATCACTCCGACTCCGATTCCGATTCCCGCCCGGTCACCTTCCGGATACACGAGGAGCCGAACGGCCCGAGTTCGCCGGCGTCGAGCTCGACGAAGTGGCCCGTCGAAATCGAGGCGCCGCACCGCCGGCACTCGAAGTCGCCCTCGCGCGCGACGACCTGGCTGTCGTACTCGACGTAGGTCCTGCCCGTGCGGACGCGGAGCCGGGCGCCCTCGCGGTCGATGACGCCGCGCTTCTCGGCCGCGTCGAGGATGTCGCGGGTGAGCGCCGGGCTGGTCGTTATCGTCTCGATCCGGTCGACCGCGGCGGCGAGGTCGAGCTCCTCGCGTTCGAGGTGGGCCAGCAGCTCGACGCCGAGCTCCAGCTTCTCGTCGCGGGTCGGCGGCTCCGTCACGACCGGCGAGACGGCGCGGTCGCTCTTAAGTCGGCGGGATGGGCGCCCGGCCCGCGCCCCGAGCGGTGGGCGGTCGCGTCCGCGCGCCCCCAACGATCGTCCGCCAACCCTCGCAGACCGGCAGATTCACGTCGAGCGGACGACACCTCCGACCGTGGCCCGTTCCCGCGACCGCTCCCGCCGCCGCCCCGCCTACCGGCGGCGTCCGAACGAGTTCTACTGGCTGTGGATCGCGGCGACCGCGACGTACGGTGTCGGCGACATCGTCTCCACCGTCGCCTTCCTCCGATACGTGCCGACGATCGAGGAGGCGAACCCCGTGGTGCGGTTCGCGCTGGAGTCGTTCGGGCTCTCGGGGCTCGTCGCGCTGAAGATCGCCGTCTACCTCGTGATGCTCTGGATCAGCGTCGAGGGGGCGCGAGACGGAGACGGCCTGCTGTACTACTTCCCACCGATACTGCTCACGGCGACCGGGACGTACCTCACCGCGAGCAACCTGCGGCTGCTGTGGCTCGCGTGAGCCGGGGCGCGCCGTCCCGCCGACTCCCAGCGCCGGCTATCGCCCCGACCGACACCGACTTTCCCGCGCGGCGCCGATCGGACCCATGCTCTCTGACACCCCCGGGCTCCACCACGTCACGGGGATCGTCGGCGAGGCCGAGGCGCACGCCGCCTTCTACGGCGGGACGCTCGGCCTCCGCCTGCTCCGCCGGACGGTGAACTACGAGGACTTCCTCCAGTACCACCTCTACTTCGGCGACGCGACGGGCTCGCCGGGCTCCGTGTTCACCGTCTTCCCGGACCCGAACGCCGACCCCGGGCGAACCGGGAAGCCCGGCTACGAGGCCGTCGCCTTCGCGGTGCCGCCGGACTCGCTCGGCTACTGGCGGGACCGGCTCTCCGACCGCGGCGTCGAGGCGGACCCGCTCGACGCCGACGCGCGCCTCGGCGACCGCGGGCTCGCGCTCGCGGACCCCTCCGGGACGCGGGTCGAACTGGTCGAAACGCCCGGGCCTGACGCCGACCCGTGGACCGAGGGCCCGGTCCCCGCCGCGCACGCGATCCGCGGGCTCCACGGCGTGACCGCGCTGCCCGCCGACCCGTACGGCACGGCGAGCGTGCTGGAGACGCTCGGCTTCGAGTACGAGGCCGAGTCCGGGGACCGCGTTCGGTACCGCGCGCCGGGGGACCGCGCGGCGGTCGTCGACCTCCTCGACCGCGACGCCGCGTACCTCCGGGAGGGGCCGGGGACGCTCCACCACGCCGCGGTGCGCGTCGCGGACCGCGAGACGCTGCTGGAGTGGCACGAGCTGTTCCGCGAGCGGGGCTACGACGTGTCGCGCGTGAAGGACCGCCACTTCTTCCACTCGCTGTACGTCCGCGGCCCCGGCGGGCTCCTCGTCGAGCTCGCGACCGAGGCGCCGACCGCGGAGGGCCCGCCGGGCCCGGGGCTCGCCGACCCGGCGGCGACGGGGCACGCGACGGAGCTCTACCTCCCCCCGCGGTTCGCGGAGGACCGCGAGCTGATCGAGTCGCAGCTGCCGCGGTTCGACGGCCCCGAGTCGGGGTCCGCGGAGGAATGAGCCGGCGGATCCGCGGCGTCGACGGGCCGCACGCGGAGGCGACGCTCGTGACCGGCGGCGCCCCCGTCGCGGCGGCCGAGGTCGCGGTCGTGCTGGTCCACGGCCGCGGCGGCACCGCCGAGGGGCTCGTCAGGCTCGCGGACGAGTTCTACCGCTCGGGCGCGACCCTCCTCGCGCCCGGCGCGGTCCGGTCGACGTGGTTCCCGGCGCCGCACGAGGCGGCGCTGTCGGCCAACGAGCCCGCCCTGACCTCGGCGGTCGACTGCGTCGCGGCCGCGGTCGACGTCGCGCGCGACGCCGGCGTCCCGCCGGAGCGCGTCGTCCTCGTCGGGGTCTCGCAGGGCGGCGCGGTCGTCGCCGAGTTCCTGCGCCGCCGGCCCGACCGGTACGGGGGCGCGTTCGTCGTCTCGGCCGCCCTGCCGGGCGACGACCTCGATTCGCGGGCGCTCGACGCGGCCGAGGACACCGAAGGCGACGGCACCGGGGACGGCAACGCCGGAGACCGTGGCGCCGGGAGCGACGACGACGGGTCGCTCGCCGGGACCCCCGTCGCGCTCGACAGCAGCGAGGACGACCCGTACGTGCCCGCCGAGCGCGTCCGAGCGACCGCGCGCGTCTTCGAGCGGGCCGGCGCGGCGGTCGAGTGCCGGATCGACCCGAGCGACGGCCACGGGCTCTCGGACGCGACGATGGACCGGATCGGCGAGCGGATCGCGGGACTGCTCGACGAGGACTGAGGCGTCGCCCCGTCGAGCGGCCCCGCGCGACCCGGTCGGTCCCGAACGTGTTCGCGCCGCCCGACATGCGGCTGCGGCGTCGACGGTCGAGCGATGTCCGAACTCGACGTCAGAGAGATCCCGCCGAACGAGCGACACGACCGGATCCACGAGGCGTTCGCCGACCTGGAGCCGGGCGAGTCGCTCACGATCGTCAACGACCACGACCCGAAGCCGCTCTACTACGAGCTGTCGGCCGAGGTCCCCGCGTTCGACGACGAGGCGTACGCGGTCGAACGCGAGGGTCCCGAGCGCTTCGTCGCGGAACTGCCGAAGGCCGAGGGCGGAGCCGAGCCGGAGGCGGTCCGGATCGCCGACCTCGACGGCGAGCCCCACGCCCGGGCGTTCCCCGGCGCGGAGCCGAAGACCGTCCGGCTCTCGCTGGACGCCGGCGAGTCGGTGGCGGAGCACGACCACCCGGACCGGACGGTGCTGTTCCACGCGCTGACGGGCGCCTTCGACGTCGCGCTCGACGGGGAGCCCCACCGCGTCGAGGCCGGCGGGCTGCTCCGCTTCGAGGGCGATCGGACGGTGAAGCCGACCGCGCGCGAGGACGCCACCGCGCTGATCGTGCTGGCGCCGCGGGGGGAAGCGTAGGCGACGCGCGACTTCGGCGGCCGACGGTCCCGGAGCGGACGGCGTTCGCTCCGAACATGTTCGTCGGAATTCCCGCACGGCGAGTCGGCGCGCAGGGCGTTACAACTACCGACCGCGAACGACGACCCACATGACGGACGACACGACACTCGATCGGCGACGGTTCGTACAGGCGACGACCGCCGCGGGCGCGACGCTCCTCCTCGCCGGCTGTTCCGGCGGGGGCGACGGCGGCGACGGCTCCGGCGGCGACGGCTCCGACGGGAGCGACGGCTCGGACGGCGGCTCCGGCGACGGCGGAGACGGCGGCGACACCCAGTACCTCGGCGAGGAGCCGGACTACGGCGGCTGGATGGAAGGGGCGAACAACTACGAGCAGACCGTCGACGCCACCGGCCAAGACGAGGTCACGGTCTCGGTCGGCGCGGGGGACGGCCTCTCCTTCGGCCCGGCCGCCGTGGCGGTGAGCACCGGGACCACCGTCGTCTGGGAGTGGACCGGACAGGGCGGCGGCCACAACGTCGCCGCCGACTCGGGCGCGTTCGAGAGCGAGACGGTCACCGAGGAGGGCCACACCTTCGAGTACACCTTCGAGGAGACGGGGACGTTCACCTACGAGTGTACCCCCCACTCGTCGGTCGGCATGAAGGGCGCCGTCGTCGTTCGGTGACGCCGCGACGCGGCTGAACCGCGCCCGGGACGCCGACGCGACGCGAACACCTTTTTTCGAACCCGCGTTCCGAGCAGGGAACCGGCCGCGTTCTCACGTCCTCGGAACGCGGTCGGCGTTCTCCGAACGTGTTCGCGCGCTTCCAGCCGCACAGCAAGCCGCTCGACGACCTATATACCGAACGCCGCAACGTCCGCCTGTCGCGAGGGAATCGCCGCTCGCGGATCTACCCATGTCGAACGACACACAGCGGTCCACGGACGCGGGGGAATCGAGCGACCAGACGACCGACTCGACGGACGGGTTCGACTCCATGCTCCCCGGCGTCCGTCGCCGCGACTTCATGAAGGCCGGCGCCGCTGCGGGGGGCCTCAGCGGGCTGGCGGGCTGTACCAGCATCCTGAGCGAGGACGACGTCCAGGGGACGGCCTCGGCGAGCGGGGTCGACAACTCCGTGCCGCCGGGCGAACACGACGAGTACTACGCGCTGCTCTCCGGCGGACAGGCCGGCGACGTCCGCGTCTACGGGCTCCCGTCCATGCGCGAGCTCATCCGGATCCCGGTGTTCAACCGGGACGCCTCGCGCGGCTACGGCTTCGACGACGAGAGCAAGCAGATGCTCGAAGACGCCGGCGGGTACACGTGGGGCGACACCCACCACCCGCGGATCAGTCAGACCGACGGCGACTACGACGGCCGGTTCGCGTACGTCAACGACAAGGCGAACGGGCGCATGGCCCGGATCGACCTGACGTACTTCGAGACGGACGCCATCGTCAACATCCCGAACCAGCAGGGGACCCACGGGGCCTGCGCGCAGCTGCCCGACACCGACCTCATCTTCGGCGTCGGCGAGTTCCGGACGCCGGTCCCCAACGACGGGAGCGGGAACCTCGAAGACCCCGACTCCTACGGCTCCGTCCTCGCCGCGATCAACCCCGAGAACATGAACGTCGAGTGGGAGGTCCTCATCGACGGCAACATGGACAACGGGGACGGGAGCAAGGAGGGTCGGTACTTCTTCACGAGCGCCTACAACACCGAGGAGGCCGCGACCGAGTCCGGGATGACCCGGGCCGACCGCGACGACGTGAAGGCGTTCGACATCCCGCGGATCGAGGCCGCCGTCGAGGCCGGCAACTACGAGATGCTGAACGGGGTCCCGGTCGTCGACGGCCGGAAGGACAGCCCGCTCAACCAGGGCGACGAGCCCATCGTCCACTACATCCCGACGCCGAAGAGCCCGCACGGCGTGAGCGTCACTCCGGACAACGAGTACGTGATCGTCAGCGGGAAGCTCGACCCGACGGCGTCGGTGATCGACATCGACAAGATCGACGAGGTCGACGACCCGACCGACGCCATCGTCGGCCAGCCGAAGCTCGGCCTCGGCCCGCTCCACACCGCCTACGACGGCCGCGGCCACGCGTACACGACGCTGTTCATCGACTCGCAGGTCGTCAAGTGGGACATCGAGGAGGCGGTCAACGCCGAGCCGCGCTCGGAGAGCCCCGTCATCGAGAAGATCGACGTCCACTACAACCCCGGCCACCTCATCGCCGCGGAGTCGTACACGGAGGACCCGGCGGGCGACTGGCTCGTCTCGCTGAACAAGCTCTCGAAGGACCGGTTCCTCCCGGTCGGCCCGCAGCACCCGGAGAACGACCAGCTGATCTACATCGGCGACGACGAGAACGGGATGGAGCTGGTGAAGGACTCGCCGGCGCAGGCCGAGCCGCACGACGCGTCCATCTGCCACAAGTCGAAGATCAACCCGAAGGAGGTGTACGACCCCGAGGACCTCGAACTCAGCCACACCGCCGAGGGCGAGTCCACGATGGAGCGCGTCTCCGAGGACCGCGTGGAGATCGAGATGTACTCCACCCGGAACCACTACGGGTTCCAGGAGATGGTCGTCCAGGAGGGCGACGAGGTCGAGATGCAGGTGACGAACATCGAGACCACGAGCGACATGCTCCACTCGGTGGCGATCCCCGACCACGACGTCCACATGCGGGTCGCGCCCCAGGAGACGCGCAAGGCGACGTTCACCGCCGACGAGCCCGGCGTCTACTGGATCTACTGCGCGCACTTCTGCAGCGCGCTGCACTTAGAGATGCGCTCGCGGCTCATCGTCAAACCGGAGGAGTAACGCCATGAGTTCGTCGCTCACGCGGCTGACCGAGATCCGACGCGCGCTCCCGCTGGCAGCGGCGGCGCTGCTCGTCGGCGCGCTGCTGGTCCCGGTGTGGAAGATCTCGCTGACGGCGCCGCAGTACCCCGGTCAGGAGCTGCTCATCGAGCTGTACGCGTACCCGCGTCTGGGCGGCGACTTCGCCGAGGTACAGGGGCTCAACAAGTACGCCGGGTTCCACTACCCCGACCCGGTGTTCATCGACCCGAACTACGCCGTCAGCGAGGCCGCGATCGACGTGCCCGAGTGGCTGCTCGGGCCGGTCGTGTTCGTCTCCCTCGCGCTCACGGGAGCGTTCGTCGCGTTCGCGCCGACGGCCCGCAAGCTGAAGGCCGGGCTCACGGCCCAGCTCGTCGGGACGATCACCGTCTTCGTCGGGATGTTCGCGTTCATCCAGTACCGGCTCTACCAGGCCGGTCACTCGCTGGACCCGGACGCGCCGCTCCGGGGCATCGAGTCGTTCACGCCGCCCCTGCTGGGGCCGTACGAGGTGGCGAACATCTCCGGCTTCGCGTGGTTCGGCCCCGGCGGGTACATGACCGTCATCGCGGTCCTGCTGCTCGCCACCGCGTACCTCGCGCGCGACATCGAGGCGACCGTGGACGAGCTGCCGGCGCTCGCCCGGGCGCTCCCCGGAGAGGTCCGCGACCGCGTCGGTGGGGAAGCGGCCGCCGACCGAGACCGCGACGTCGACGGGGGCGACCATGTCGGGTGACCGCCTCGAGGTCGGCTTCCTCGCGGCCGCCGTCGCGGTGGCGGCCGTCGCGCTCGCGCTCGGCGTCGCGCTCCCGGTCGCCGGCGCTGGCGGCCCCGCGGACGCGAGCGGCCCGGCAGTCCCGTCGAACGCCTCCGGCGCCCCCGGGCTCGACGTGGCCACGGACTTCGCCGCGACGGGCGTGACGGCGCCCGAGCGCGACGGGACCGCGACGGTCGACGGGGACTCGTTCGCGTCCGCGCAGGCCGCCGTCGACGCCGCCGACCCCGGCGAGACGGTCGTCCTCGACGGCCGGTTCGACGAGCGCGTCAACGCGAGCGTCGACGGCCTGCGGCTCGTCGCGAGCGCGGACGGCGCCGTGATCGACGGCGGCGGCGAGGGGCGCGTGCTCACCCTGAGCGGCGAGAACGTCACCGTCTCCGGGGTGTGGGTCCGCGGCTCCGGCAGCGACCTCGGCACCGAGGACGCCGGCGTCTTCGTCGCGGGCGACCGCGCCCGGATCGAGTCGGTCCGGATCACCGACACGGCCTACGGGATCTGGGTCGACGGCGCCGACGAGGCCGTCATCGAGGACGTGCGGATCGACGGCCGGGAGGACGTGTACCCGGTCACCGACCGCGGCAACGGGATCCACCTGTTCGAGACGCGCGGGACCGTCGTCCGCGACACCGAGATCACGCGCACCCGCGACGGGATCTACTTCTCGTGGGCGACGGACGTGCTCGCCGAGAACAACACGATCCGCCACACGCGGTACGGCGTCCACTACATGTACTCGGACGACAACCGCCTCGTGGACAACGTCGCGGCCGACAACGGCGTCGGCTACGCGCTGATGGTGAGCGAGGGGCTGACCGTCCGGAACAACACGGCCCTGCGCAACGACGGCGGCAGCGGCCACGGGATACTGGCGAAGGACATCGAGGACTCGGCGATCGCCGGCAACCACCTCGTCGCGAACCGGAACGGCCTCTACCTCTACAACGCGCAGGGGAACCGGCTCGTCGACAACCTGATCTACCGCAACGGGATCGGGATCCACAGCGCCGCCGTGAGCAACAACGCGGTCGTCGCGGGCAACAGCTTCGTCCGCAACGGTCGGGCGGCCAAGACGGCGCGGAACTCGCTCGTCGCCTGGAACGGCACCGAGCGGGGCAACTACTGGTCGGGCGCGCAGACGGCCGACCGCGACGGCGACGGCGTCAGCGAGATCCGCCACCGCCCGATCGGGATCGTCGAGAACCTCGTGGACGAGACGCCGCAGGCGGCCGTGTTCGCGAACAGCCCGGCGTTCGAGGCGGTGCGGCTGGCCGGGAGCTCCTTCCCGGTGATCGAGACGCCGGGGGTCATCGACCGCCGCCCCCTCGTCGAGCCGAACCACGACTGGCGCGCCTACGAGCCGACCGGCGAGGCCCGCGCCGTGAACCGAACCGCCGACACGGAGGACACACCATGAGAATCGACGCGACCGACGTGCGGAAGACGTACGGGGACGTGACCGCCCTCGACGGGCTCTCGCTTTCGGTCCCGAGCGGCTCGACGTTCGGGATCATCGGCACCAACGGGGCCGGCAAGTCGACGCTGTTCCGGCTGCTCGTCGGCCACGACCGGCCGGACGCCGGGACCGTCAGCGTCGGCGGCGCCGACGTGACCGAGGACGGGCGGCGGATCCGCGAGCGCGTCGGCTACCTCCCCGAGCACATTGGGTTCCCGGACGGGCTCACCGGCCGCGAGGTCCTCGGCGTCCACCGGGCGACGCGCGGCCTCCCGAAGGACGGTCGGATCGCGGCGGCGATAGCGCGGGTCGGGCTGACCGCGGACGAGGCCGACCGCCGCGTCTCGGGCTACTCGAACGGCATGCAGCGCCGGCTCGGGCTGGCGACGGTGCTGTTGCCCGACCCCGACGTGCTGATCCTCGACGAGCCGACGGCGGGGCTCGACCCCCGCGGCGTCGACGAGTTCCACGCTATCGTCGAGGAGATAACGAAGGAGACGGACGCGACGGTCGTGTTCTGCTCGCACGTGCTTGGCGAGGTCGAGCGGCTCTGCGACCGCGCCGCCGTCCTCCACGACGGACGGGTCCGCGCGTCGGGGCCCGTCGACGAGCTCGCCGCGGGGGCGAGCGAGGCGGCGCCGGCCGCGACCGACGCGGGAGCGACGGGCGAGAGCGGCCGGGACGCCGGCGGGCTCCGCGCGGCGTTCCGCGAGGCGGTCGGCGACGACGCGGCGCGCCGGGCCGCGACCGACGCCGAGGAGGTGGCGCCATGAGCGACCCGACGGAGCGGGCCGAGGAGGGCGACGCCGAGACCCGTCCGGACGGCGGGCACGCGGACGCGGCGGCCGCGGTCGGGGCGTTCGCCGCCGACGCGGACGCCGAGTCCGCCGACTCGGCGGCGTCGGCGGCGACCGTCGAGGCGACCGAGACCGGGGCGAACGACGGCGTCCGCGGGGCGCTGCGGCACGTCTTCGTCGTCGCGGTCACCGAGTACCGGCTGGCGGTCCGGAGCCGGTGGGCGCTCGCGCTGACCGGGCTGTTCGTCGCGTTCGGCGGCGTCGTCTTAACGTTCAGCGGCTCCGCGGTCGGGCCGGCGGGCGCCGAGCGCGTCGTCGCGTCGCTGACGAGCCTCGCCGCGTACCTCGTCCCGCTCGCGGCGCTCGCCTTGGGATACGACGCGATCGTCGGCCGCGAGGACGAGGGGTGGCTCGCGGTCGTGTTCTCGCTGCCGGTCCGGCGGAGCGAGGTCGTCGCCGGGACGTACCTCGGCCGGCTGGCGGTGCTGGCGGGCGCGACGCTGCTCGGGTTCGGCTTCAGCGGCGCCCTGATCGTCCGCGAGTTCGGGGTCACCGAGCTGCCCGCGTTCCTCGGGTTCCTCGGGGGCGCCGTCGGCGCCGGCGCCGCGTTCCTCGCGCTCGCGCTGCTGCTGTCGACCGTCGCCCGCGAGAAGACCCACGCGCTCGGCGCGGCGCTGCTCGCGTGGGTGTGGTTCGTGCTGGGCCACGACCTGCTCGCGCTCGGCGTCGTCGCGGCCGCGGACCTGCCCGGCGCCGCGCTCTCGGCGCTGGTCATGTCGAACCCGGTGAGCGCGTTCCGCGTGCTCGCCTTGAGCGGACTCGGCACGACCGCAGGCGGCGGATTCACCGCCGTCCTCGCCGGGAGCGGGCTGTCGACGGCCGCGCTCGCGCTGTCGCTCGTCGCGTGGGCCGTCGTCCCCGTCGCCGCGGCGGGCGTCCTGGTCCGCCGGCGGCGGCTCTGAGAGGGGGCGTTCGAGCGGGCGGACGCCCGCGGACTTGGTTTCCGACCGCGCTACTGGATCCGCTCGATCCCGTCGTCCTCGGGCTGCTCGAAGTCGACCGGGCGGCGCGGGAGGTCGTCGACGAACTCCCGGACGATGGTGCGCTCGACGCGCTGGAGCACCTCGCTACACGTGGACTTCGCGATGCCGACGTGGTCGGCCACCTCCGTCAGCGTGGTCTCGCGGGGCACGTCGTAGTAGCCGCGGTCGACCGCCTCGAAGAGGACCTCGCGCTGGCGCTCCGTGAGCGACCCGCCGGGGTTCACGCGCTGTTGGACGTACTCGACCTCGAAGTCGGCGCCCACGTCGCGGAGGGCGTCGCCGAACTTCGCGACGCGCTCGTGGTCGCCCGTCACGTCGACGCGGGCGACGCCGTCGCGGATCTCGACCGGCATCTCGATGGGGACGCCGGCCCGCCGCGCGACCGTCTGGAGCAGCGGGACGAGCGCCTCGACCTGGACGGTCACCATGCCCTCGTCCTCGGCCATCACCGACGAGTGGGTGATCGTGTCGTGGTCGTCGATGGCGTCGAGGATCGGGTCGGTGTCGTCGGCGGTGATCCGGACCAGCGCGAACCCGGCGCCGTCGTCGGGGGTC includes the following:
- a CDS encoding DUF2249 domain-containing protein, translating into MSELDVREIPPNERHDRIHEAFADLEPGESLTIVNDHDPKPLYYELSAEVPAFDDEAYAVEREGPERFVAELPKAEGGAEPEAVRIADLDGEPHARAFPGAEPKTVRLSLDAGESVAEHDHPDRTVLFHALTGAFDVALDGEPHRVEAGGLLRFEGDRTVKPTAREDATALIVLAPRGEA
- a CDS encoding DUF5830 family protein, with the protein product MTEPPTRDEKLELGVELLAHLEREELDLAAAVDRIETITTSPALTRDILDAAEKRGVIDREGARLRVRTGRTYVEYDSQVVAREGDFECRRCGASISTGHFVELDAGELGPFGSSCIRKVTGRESESESE
- a CDS encoding VOC family protein, which produces MLSDTPGLHHVTGIVGEAEAHAAFYGGTLGLRLLRRTVNYEDFLQYHLYFGDATGSPGSVFTVFPDPNADPGRTGKPGYEAVAFAVPPDSLGYWRDRLSDRGVEADPLDADARLGDRGLALADPSGTRVELVETPGPDADPWTEGPVPAAHAIRGLHGVTALPADPYGTASVLETLGFEYEAESGDRVRYRAPGDRAAVVDLLDRDAAYLREGPGTLHHAAVRVADRETLLEWHELFRERGYDVSRVKDRHFFHSLYVRGPGGLLVELATEAPTAEGPPGPGLADPAATGHATELYLPPRFAEDRELIESQLPRFDGPESGSAEE
- the menD gene encoding 2-succinyl-5-enolpyruvyl-6-hydroxy-3-cyclohexene-1-carboxylic-acid synthase, giving the protein MTAPNRNVLWATALVDELVAAGVDAVVASPGSRSTPLTVAAAGHEELRVFSQLDERSAAYFALGRARRTGRVTPLICTSGTAAANYHPAVMEASEARVPLLALTADRPPELRDSGANQTADQEKLYGDAVRFYKDLPEPAANDRALRSLRTTVARAVGAAEGAEPGPVHLNVPFKKPLEPTPVPDDVPDDLPEAAERGRDGPYVDVTPGAPEPGDDELRALAAELGDADRGLIVAGPADPPGIDPEAVTALAHATGFPVLADPLSGLRYGGHTRVAPVIGNYDAYLSADLAGDGPASWSDPDLVLRLGASPTSKRLRKYLAGTGAAQYQVDPAGGWREAEFAATDLVVAEPNRLCARLSRLVAGGGGDGDWRAQWEEADRVAQAVHAREEEAIGDSAATDANAAAFHEGDAVRAVADALPDPATLFVSNSMPVRDLDRFVGATTANVTALGNRGVSGIDGIVSSALGAGSGTTDDLTLVVGDLALYHDSNGLLAVDRCDVDVTVVAVNNDGGGIFHKLPIESFEPPFTESFKTPHGLDFEPLAALHGLGYERIDARPDALADRGDDPAERAAAVAEDVTAAVARAHESPGSHLVEVETDAEASHRAREASAAAVDRAVHGRESDAS
- a CDS encoding halocyanin domain-containing protein: MTDDTTLDRRRFVQATTAAGATLLLAGCSGGGDGGDGSGGDGSDGSDGSDGGSGDGGDGGDTQYLGEEPDYGGWMEGANNYEQTVDATGQDEVTVSVGAGDGLSFGPAAVAVSTGTTVVWEWTGQGGGHNVAADSGAFESETVTEEGHTFEYTFEETGTFTYECTPHSSVGMKGAVVVR
- a CDS encoding BsuPI-related putative proteinase inhibitor: MLDATLATAATDDGVVLSLRVENAGSAPITLDFRTGQRAEFTAYPADENDIDTGGEGADTGREDTDWEDTDREGPDPVWRYGANRMFTQALGSETVAPGEAVGYEATWRGPPSGTYRVVGEATATDRDVRAAAVVTVV
- a CDS encoding alpha/beta hydrolase; translated protein: MSRRIRGVDGPHAEATLVTGGAPVAAAEVAVVLVHGRGGTAEGLVRLADEFYRSGATLLAPGAVRSTWFPAPHEAALSANEPALTSAVDCVAAAVDVARDAGVPPERVVLVGVSQGGAVVAEFLRRRPDRYGGAFVVSAALPGDDLDSRALDAAEDTEGDGTGDGNAGDRGAGSDDDGSLAGTPVALDSSEDDPYVPAERVRATARVFERAGAAVECRIDPSDGHGLSDATMDRIGERIAGLLDED